In Cupriavidus basilensis, the following proteins share a genomic window:
- a CDS encoding Na+/H+ antiporter subunit G → MMSPVAEIATCALLLIGSVFTLVGAIGLVRLPDFFMRLHGPTKSTTLGVGGVVLASVVFFSNQGDGLSLHALLVTAFLFLTAPISAHMLAKAAMQQRLPVDPRTRGRLWDAQDRERSEAPAQGAEPASPRDAQGN, encoded by the coding sequence TTGATGAGCCCTGTAGCGGAAATCGCCACCTGCGCGCTGCTGCTGATCGGCAGCGTCTTCACCCTGGTCGGCGCCATCGGCCTCGTCCGGCTGCCGGATTTTTTCATGCGCTTGCACGGCCCGACCAAGTCGACCACGCTTGGCGTTGGCGGCGTGGTGCTGGCGTCGGTGGTGTTCTTCAGCAACCAAGGCGACGGCCTGAGCCTGCATGCGTTGCTGGTTACCGCGTTCCTGTTTCTTACCGCGCCGATCAGCGCCCATATGCTGGCCAAGGCTGCCATGCAGCAGCGGCTGCCGGTGGACCCGCGCACGCGCGGGCGATTGTGGGATGCCCAGGACCGGGAGCGCAGCGAAGCGCCGGCGCAGGGCGCGGAACCGGCTTCGCCCCGTGACGCTCAGGGCAACTGA
- a CDS encoding high-potential iron-sulfur protein, whose product MSSRRQFLKTMPVAVVASLATVPAWRGAYAAAPTLDEAEPQAVKLGYKADTRKVDQARYPRHAASQTCANCQLFQEGANPATGGCVLFGDKQVAAAGWCSSWEQG is encoded by the coding sequence ATGTCCTCCCGCCGTCAATTCCTGAAAACCATGCCGGTGGCGGTTGTCGCAAGCCTTGCCACCGTCCCGGCCTGGCGTGGCGCTTACGCCGCCGCGCCCACGCTCGACGAGGCCGAACCGCAGGCGGTCAAGCTGGGCTACAAGGCGGATACCCGCAAGGTGGACCAGGCCAGATATCCCAGGCATGCCGCCAGCCAGACCTGCGCCAACTGCCAGCTGTTCCAGGAAGGCGCCAACCCGGCAACCGGCGGCTGCGTGCTGTTTGGCGACAAGCAGGTAGCTGCCGCCGGATGGTGCAGTTCGTGGGAACAGGGATAA
- a CDS encoding K+/H+ antiporter subunit F — protein MLAVVMPISLAILGIACLLTFIRLVRGPGLPDRIVALDTLNINAIALIMVFGIWLRSALFFEIALLIAVMGFIGTVALTKYLQRGDIIELK, from the coding sequence ATGCTTGCCGTCGTAATGCCGATCTCGCTGGCGATCCTCGGGATTGCCTGCCTGCTGACCTTTATCCGCCTGGTGCGCGGACCGGGCCTGCCCGACCGCATCGTGGCGCTCGATACGCTCAATATCAATGCCATCGCGCTGATCATGGTGTTCGGCATCTGGCTGCGCTCGGCGCTGTTCTTCGAGATTGCGCTGCTGATCGCGGTGATGGGCTTCATTGGCACCGTCGCGCTGACCAAGTACCTGCAGCGTGGCGACATCATCGAGCTCAAGTAA
- a CDS encoding hydrolase, with translation MTNPKLEVLTPQNSQLIFIDHQPQMAFGVQSMDRQALKNNTVGLAKAAKIFNIPTTITTVESESFSGFTYPELLDVFPGTKLLERTSMNSWDDQKVRDALAANGRKKVVVSGLWTEVCNNSFALCAMAEGNYEIYMVADASGGTSREAHDYAMQRMIQAGVVPVTWQQVLLEWQRDWAHRDTYDAVMKLVKEHSGAYGMGVDYAYTMVHKAEQRTSGKHEALPAVPAR, from the coding sequence ATGACTAACCCGAAGCTCGAGGTATTGACACCGCAGAACAGTCAGTTGATTTTCATCGATCACCAGCCACAAATGGCCTTCGGCGTGCAATCCATGGACCGGCAGGCCCTGAAGAACAATACGGTCGGATTGGCCAAGGCCGCGAAGATCTTCAATATTCCCACCACGATCACTACCGTGGAGTCCGAGAGTTTTTCGGGCTTCACCTATCCGGAATTGCTCGACGTGTTTCCAGGCACGAAGCTGCTTGAACGCACATCGATGAACTCCTGGGATGACCAGAAGGTGCGTGACGCGCTCGCGGCGAACGGGCGCAAGAAAGTCGTCGTCTCCGGCTTGTGGACCGAGGTGTGCAACAACAGTTTTGCGCTGTGCGCGATGGCCGAGGGCAACTACGAAATCTACATGGTGGCCGACGCCTCGGGCGGCACTTCCAGGGAAGCACACGACTACGCCATGCAACGCATGATCCAGGCCGGCGTCGTCCCCGTGACCTGGCAGCAGGTCCTGCTCGAATGGCAGCGTGACTGGGCGCACCGCGACACCTATGACGCCGTGATGAAGCTGGTCAAGGAGCATTCCGGCGCTTACGGCATGGGCGTGGATTATGCCTACACGATGGTGCACAAGGCCGAGCAACGGACCAGCGGCAAGCACGAGGCCCTGCCGGCAGTGCCCGCCCGCTAG